The Planctomycetota bacterium genome includes a window with the following:
- a CDS encoding Z1 domain-containing protein yields the protein MTDETIRRITDAPSPPNPPNGWFPSLLARNSEFSTETLLALEVDTRHVVDCFIKRLTCDDAPLVSGLVLGAVQSGKTGSMLAVSSLAIDHGFDVVVLVSGTRVSLWRQTLDRSVRDLDGWDVGSDFQRRQVRLWLPETAYITNGRFNPGEMFDVSVNRMTKNIRAGNPIVAVVMKQADHLSALRESLHRAMVTIDRPLKMLVIDDEADDGSILGAGPVGAPADRFLPRWIEGLWARGPSDSRVFHDKLRVVYLAYTATPQANLLQHDHNPLSPRDFVTCIRAPGASGSPEIRDRASFAVPLISQRHSGGGEFYPAVAELFQPCIGLENADGLTRAEWEVRRMELVGESLRAFIVATACRLIASSRSYVATRGVVVSTLTEAKAIMPPISSMLFNPSSSVESQFEGELVVKSWVHDESPHIPPIVGVGADVARPEVEWHRLAVRITRERNMWSAWLTAYRRSAEILRARPGCAGIQLPPEDWEIVERAIVEEVLPSIQMQVVNGSLGADAPPNFEPMLQADGTWCLPTSLCTIFVAGNIMSRGLTLEGLSTTLFLRDPDAPLADTQMQMQRWFGYRGAWLAYCRVFAFEDQLDRFRQYHAADEALRTEIINIERAKAGSDAGGVSPQVLGGRNFLPTGKVENLRRLPLAPGGTPFISGFWDGSGVDPNFEMVEQRFAPGNADGVTVGIKRGLILKTKYSLSEVADMLDEMIFVDHDPTPSADEHHRWESIERALKLDPAQNFLFRPGLEATRRGGDSRDKFLPTKCPYSIAAYFRLWALCREHAGIGLYPNDKPEVPWGHLSPGERARRCPRFSIGLRFGQGPVVAGTSLDRVGTDLGNDWRIRLMEREIDEVRSQLVATWGTRNPTGGPGAYFGDQFFDYHRTGLNRNPPRINIDDAPWRAIGEDGLILFHLLAHPSGHPRLAIGVCLPAGGPDQIGVLRPVQH from the coding sequence GTGACCGATGAGACCATCCGGCGGATCACCGATGCGCCTTCACCACCGAATCCTCCTAACGGGTGGTTCCCGTCATTACTCGCCCGTAATTCTGAATTTTCGACCGAAACACTGCTTGCGTTGGAGGTTGATACCCGACATGTCGTCGACTGCTTTATTAAGCGGCTTACTTGCGATGATGCGCCACTCGTGTCTGGACTCGTACTTGGTGCGGTACAGAGTGGCAAGACGGGTTCGATGTTGGCGGTTTCCTCTCTTGCAATTGATCATGGGTTTGATGTCGTTGTGTTGGTGTCGGGAACGCGGGTGTCTCTTTGGCGGCAGACCCTAGATCGGTCGGTGCGGGATCTTGATGGGTGGGATGTGGGGAGTGATTTTCAAAGGCGGCAAGTCCGCCTCTGGCTTCCCGAGACGGCATACATCACTAACGGGAGATTTAATCCGGGCGAGATGTTTGACGTCAGCGTGAATCGCATGACAAAAAACATTCGCGCCGGTAATCCAATTGTTGCTGTTGTAATGAAGCAGGCGGATCATCTCAGTGCGCTTAGAGAATCTCTGCACCGGGCTATGGTGACAATCGATCGGCCCTTAAAGATGCTCGTGATTGACGACGAAGCCGATGACGGGTCGATTCTTGGTGCTGGTCCCGTAGGTGCACCGGCGGATCGATTTCTTCCAAGGTGGATTGAGGGCCTGTGGGCAAGGGGCCCGAGTGATAGTCGCGTGTTTCATGACAAGCTGAGAGTTGTTTATCTCGCTTACACAGCCACACCACAAGCCAATCTCTTGCAGCACGATCATAATCCGCTTAGTCCGCGTGATTTTGTCACTTGTATCCGCGCTCCTGGCGCATCGGGATCCCCCGAAATTCGAGACAGGGCGTCGTTTGCGGTGCCGTTGATCTCGCAGCGGCATTCCGGCGGCGGCGAGTTCTATCCTGCTGTTGCTGAACTATTCCAGCCGTGCATTGGACTTGAAAATGCAGATGGTCTTACCCGGGCCGAATGGGAAGTGCGGCGAATGGAGCTTGTGGGTGAATCGCTTCGTGCATTCATCGTTGCGACGGCCTGTCGCTTGATTGCATCGAGTCGTTCATACGTGGCTACCCGTGGTGTTGTAGTTTCAACGCTGACCGAAGCGAAGGCGATAATGCCGCCTATCTCGTCGATGCTTTTCAATCCATCCAGCAGTGTTGAGTCGCAATTCGAGGGTGAGTTAGTTGTAAAGTCTTGGGTGCATGATGAGTCACCACACATTCCACCAATTGTGGGCGTTGGCGCCGATGTGGCGCGCCCCGAAGTAGAGTGGCACCGACTTGCAGTTAGAATCACGCGTGAACGGAACATGTGGTCCGCGTGGCTTACTGCATATCGGCGGTCGGCGGAAATTCTTCGTGCTCGTCCGGGTTGTGCTGGCATTCAATTGCCACCAGAGGATTGGGAGATCGTGGAACGTGCGATCGTAGAAGAGGTGTTGCCATCTATTCAGATGCAAGTTGTCAACGGTTCTCTCGGGGCAGACGCGCCTCCAAATTTCGAGCCAATGCTTCAGGCAGATGGCACTTGGTGTCTTCCAACATCGCTTTGCACAATCTTCGTCGCCGGCAATATCATGTCGCGTGGACTAACTCTCGAGGGTCTTTCGACCACTCTTTTTCTCCGAGATCCAGATGCCCCGCTTGCGGACACGCAGATGCAGATGCAGCGATGGTTTGGGTATCGGGGTGCTTGGCTCGCGTATTGTCGGGTCTTTGCATTTGAGGATCAGTTAGACCGTTTCCGGCAGTACCACGCTGCTGACGAAGCCTTGCGTACTGAAATTATCAATATCGAACGCGCGAAGGCGGGGTCGGATGCGGGCGGTGTGTCTCCGCAAGTACTTGGTGGACGCAACTTCCTGCCGACCGGAAAAGTTGAGAATCTGCGGCGGCTTCCGCTCGCTCCTGGAGGCACTCCCTTTATCTCGGGATTTTGGGACGGTTCGGGTGTTGATCCGAATTTTGAAATGGTTGAACAACGCTTTGCTCCCGGAAATGCGGATGGGGTGACCGTGGGAATCAAGCGCGGATTAATTCTTAAAACAAAATATTCGCTTTCCGAAGTGGCTGACATGCTCGATGAAATGATCTTTGTCGATCACGATCCGACCCCAAGTGCTGACGAACATCATCGTTGGGAAAGTATTGAGCGGGCACTGAAACTTGATCCTGCCCAAAATTTCCTGTTCCGTCCCGGTCTTGAAGCCACTCGCCGGGGGGGCGATTCGAGAGACAAATTCCTTCCAACCAAATGTCCATATTCCATCGCTGCATATTTCCGATTATGGGCTCTTTGTCGAGAACATGCTGGGATTGGGCTTTATCCGAATGACAAACCCGAAGTTCCTTGGGGGCATCTGTCGCCGGGAGAGAGAGCGCGACGCTGCCCGAGATTTTCGATTGGTTTGCGATTTGGACAGGGACCAGTGGTTGCGGGAACGTCTTTGGATCGTGTTGGCACGGACTTGGGAAACGATTGGCGGATCCGCCTGATGGAACGCGAGATCGATGAAGTGCGTTCACAACTTGTCGCTACTTGGGGAACTCGTAACCCGACGGGAGGACCTGGGGCCTATTTCGGGGATCAGTTTTTTGATTACCACCGAACCGGATTAAATCGCAATCCGCCTCGTATCAACATTGATGACGCGCCCTGGAGAGCAATTGGTGAAGATGGGTTGATTCTATTTCATCTCCTCGCTCACCCATCAGGTCATCCCCGACTTGCGATCGGTGTATGTTTACCAGCCGGCGGCCCCGATCAGATTGGTGTGTTGCGACCAGTACAGCATTGA